Sequence from the Candidatus Binataceae bacterium genome:
CGCGTCGCGCGCCGCGCGGCTCACGAAGTACGTGTTGAATCCATCCACTGTCGGTTGATCGACGGCTGCCAGCGCGTCATCGAGATGAGCCAGCACGTCTTCGCCCCCAAGGTGAATCGTCTGATGCTCCACGGGAAAGCGCGCGGCGGTGAGCGCGGCCGCGGCGCTTTCATCGAACCGCGCTGCATCGAAACCGACCGTCAGAGTCCGAAGCTGGCCCGTGAACGAATGCGAGGCCATCGCCAGCAGGGCCGCCGAATCGATTCCTCCGCTCAAAAACAGACCGAGCGGCGCGTCGCTCGCCAGATGCAGCCGCAGGGCGTCGGCGGCGACTTCGCGCAATTCTGAAATCGTTCGATCGCGCGAGCGGATAGCCGGAGTCTGCTGCGGAAAGCTCCAGTAAGTTGATCGTCCAATTTCATTGCCGGTATCAAGGTCGACACCGACCATCTCGCCCGGGCGCAGCAGCGAAATACCTTTAATGAAGCCGGCATAGCCTTGCACAGCGCCCTGGGCGAGGAACGTTTCCATCGCCGCAGGATCGACGCGACGCTCCACGAGTTCCGGACCGGCAGCCAGCAAGGCCCGCGCCTCGCTCGCGAATATCAGGCCACCTCCCGCAGGGCGGTACGTGTAGAGGGGCTTTATCCCGAGGCGATCGCGATATAGCCACGCCGTGCGCCGTGCCAAGTCGACGAGGCAGATCGCGAACATGCCGCGCCAATGCTTGACCGCGTCGGCACCCCAATGCCGGTAGCTCTTTAAGATAACCTCGGTGTCGCAGCGCGTATTGAAGGAGTATCCGGCGCCGACGAGTTCGGTCTGAAGTTCGCGAAAGTTATAGATCTCTCCGTTGAAGACGACCCACAGCGCATCATTGTCGCGAGCCGATCGATCGGACATCGGCTGATGGCCCGCGGAAGTCAGGTCGAAGATCGAAAGCCGCGTGTGCACGAGCGAGGCAGCAGGAAGAAGCTGCACGAACCCTTCATCGTCGGGTCCGCGATGTCGGAGCGCTGCAAGTATGCGCTGCGCGACCGCGCCATCCTCGTCACGAATCCCGAGCAATCCGCCTATTCCACACATTCTGAATCAGCCGCGGCTACTGGGTAACGCTCGCGGCGGTCGCCGCCGGCTCGGTCATTTTGCGTTTGAAGTCGCTCACCTGCACCGTCACTTCGCGATCGTGCGGCGCCAGACGCTCGGCCTCATCGTAGGCCTTCTCGGCGGTGAAGTAGTCGTAGCTGCGTTCGGCGACCGAACCGAGCGTCATCCACGCATCGACAGA
This genomic interval carries:
- the asnB gene encoding asparagine synthase (glutamine-hydrolyzing); this encodes MCGIGGLLGIRDEDGAVAQRILAALRHRGPDDEGFVQLLPAASLVHTRLSIFDLTSAGHQPMSDRSARDNDALWVVFNGEIYNFRELQTELVGAGYSFNTRCDTEVILKSYRHWGADAVKHWRGMFAICLVDLARRTAWLYRDRLGIKPLYTYRPAGGGLIFASEARALLAAGPELVERRVDPAAMETFLAQGAVQGYAGFIKGISLLRPGEMVGVDLDTGNEIGRSTYWSFPQQTPAIRSRDRTISELREVAADALRLHLASDAPLGLFLSGGIDSAALLAMASHSFTGQLRTLTVGFDAARFDESAAAALTAARFPVEHQTIHLGGEDVLAHLDDALAAVDQPTVDGFNTYFVSRAARDAGLTVALSGLGGDELFGGYATFRDVPRAQALRNNPVARTAALIAGHFAGGRAGPKLLEACQRPSDTLSMYLLRREVFLPIDRRALMPLPRECDAQSGLNSDLMHEVREQSRSTDAATQISFLEMNLYMRHMLLRDADAFSMATPIEYRVPFLDHRLVEAVFPLSGALKLPDPRPKPLLLDIAEGAVPRSVWQRAKQGFAFPWANWFAAGNPLHERARDAVNDLHTWRDLGLEARAIETIWRRFQTNDRRTSPLQILSFVVLRDFCARHQLSAA